The genome window GCCATGTCGCTTTTCGAGCCTCTTTCTTCGTTGGGCCGACCGTCCCGCTGCGAGAGGTCCTTCGCCCGTCAAGCGCTCGTCATTGCGGCGTGAGTCCCGCGTCGGTGAGCGCCTTCTTTTTTCATTGGCCGCAGCCCCGGCGCGCCGGGGCTGCGACAATCGCGACGCCGCCAGAGGCGGCGGCGATTACTTGAGTTCGACCTTGGCGCCGACCTTTTCGAGAGCGGCCTTGATCTTCTCGGCCTCGTCCTTGCCCACGCCTTCCTTGATGGGCTTGGGCGCGCCTTCGACCAGGTCCTTGGCTTCCTTCAGGCCGAGGCCGGTTATTGCGCGGACCTCCTTGATGACCTCGATCTTCTTCTCGCCGGTCGCGGCCAGGATCACGTTGAACTCGGTCTTCTCCTCCACGACCGGCGCGGCGGCGGCGGCGCCCGGAGCGGCGGCGACGGCGACGGCGGCGGCGGCGGAGACGCCCCACTTCTCTTCGAGGAGCTTCGCGAGTTCAGCCGCCTCGAGGACGGTCAGCGCCGAGAGGTCTTCGACGATCTTTTCGAGATTTGCCATTTGTTGCGTCCTTTGAATTTGGTTTGTCTGGTTCTCGGCCTCTTAGGCCGCGTCTCGATTGGCGTAGGCTCCGAAGACGCGCGCGAGCTTGGCGGCTGGCGCGGTCGAGAGCTGAGCGACCTTGGTCGCGGGCGCCTGAATAAGGCCCACGAGCTTGGCGCGCAGTTCGTCGAGGGACGGCATCGTCGCAAGCGACTTGACGCTGTCCGGATTCAGAGCAGTCTTGCCCATGGCCCCGCCCAGGATCACAAACTTGTTGTTGTCCTTGGCGAAGGCCACGGCGACTTTCGGCGCCGCCACCGGATCGTCCGAATAGGCGATCAGGGTCGGCCCCTTGAGCAGGGGCGCGATGGAGGCGACGTCGGCGCCATCGAGAGCGATCTTGGCGAGGCGGTTCTTCGCGACCTGGACCGTCGCGCCAGCATTGCGGGCCTGCTTGCGCAGGTTTTGCAGCTGGGCCACGGTCAGGCCGGAGTAGTGAGCGACCACGACGACGCCGGTCTTCGAAAAGACTTCGCGCAACGCCGCGACCGCTTCCTTTTTCTCCGCTCTGTCCACGGTTGCTCTCTCTAACGGGCGGGAATCCCGCCGGTTGCGACATGTCGCTCGCTTGAGGCGAGCGACGCCGTAGATCCTGTCCCCGTCACGGCGCAACGCCGCGGCGGTTGAAGGGGCGCGAACCAAATTCGAAGGACGCACGCGGAAAGCCCGTTTGCGGCCTCTAAAATTCCGGTTTCCCCGTCTGTGCAGGCCGCCTTCAAGATGACGGATCGCTCCGCCTTCCCTTGGGCCGATTGAGCCGCTACAGGGTTGAAACCCCTTGCGTGCGCCGGCAGTCTCGGACAGGACATGGCCGGACGGGACACGAGGGAGAACCCCCGGGTCCGCCGGCCTATCCGCCGCCTTTTCCTAGGCCCTGTAGGGACTTGGGTCGAGGCGGAAGCTCAAAACTGAAAACGGGGCCGCAGGTCGATTGGCCAGCCCCGGATCGTCTATTTAAGGGGAGTGGGCCGGTTTGCCAAGGGGAAAAACAATGTTTCTCACCCAGTTCAGGAGCGTTACCGCCGCCCCGGCGTGAACTCCATCCGCACGCGGCCGCCGCGCCCGCGCGCCAGCTCGGCGCGCCCGGAGCGCGCGGCGGGGCGGGAGGCGCTGCGGCCCGACGCTTTCCCGCTGTGGCCGCCCTCGCTGGCGACGCCGGGATAGCTCGCTCCGCGCTGACCGCGCGTGGGACCGAAGGAGGCCAGGCAGCGGTTGTAGGCGTCGGCGTCCTTGATCGCTTCGCAATCATCGATGCTTCGCGGCGCGGCGAGCGCCGGAGCGGCGAAAAGGAGCGATGAGGCGAAGAGCATGGCGCCAATAATGCGCGCGTCATTGCGAGGAGCGGAGCGACGAAGCGCTCCAGGGGCGGCCTCAAAGCGCTGGATTGCTTCGCTTCGCTCGCAATGACGGACGGTCATCCCCTCAGCGTCGCGCCGCATTTCTTTTCCGCCTCCGTTACGATCTTCTGGGCCACCGCTTCGATCTCCGCGTCCGTCAGGGTCTTTTCCCGCGGCTGCAGCGTGACCGCGAGGCCAATCGATTTCTTGCCCTCGGCGACGCCCTTGCCCTCATACACGTCGAAGACGGCGACGTCGGCGATCAGGGTCCGCTCGGCGCCCTGCGCGGCCTTCACCAGATCGCCGGCCGGGGCGGCGCGATCGACGATGAAGGCGAAATCGCGGGAAACCGGCTGGAGATCTGAAATGTCCAGCTTCGGCTTGATCTTCGTCGGCTTCGCCTTGGGCGCGGGGAGCGCGTCGAGAATGATCTCGAACGCCGCCACCGGCCCCCCGACGTCCATGATTTTCAACGCCCGCGGATGCAATTCGCCGAAATGGCCGACGACGGTCTTCGGCCCGAATTGCAGCGTCGCCGAGCGGCCGGGGTGAAACCATGGCG of Methylocystis sp. SC2 contains these proteins:
- the rplL gene encoding 50S ribosomal protein L7/L12; the protein is MANLEKIVEDLSALTVLEAAELAKLLEEKWGVSAAAAVAVAAAPGAAAAAPVVEEKTEFNVILAATGEKKIEVIKEVRAITGLGLKEAKDLVEGAPKPIKEGVGKDEAEKIKAALEKVGAKVELK
- the rplJ gene encoding 50S ribosomal protein L10 produces the protein MDRAEKKEAVAALREVFSKTGVVVVAHYSGLTVAQLQNLRKQARNAGATVQVAKNRLAKIALDGADVASIAPLLKGPTLIAYSDDPVAAPKVAVAFAKDNNKFVILGGAMGKTALNPDSVKSLATMPSLDELRAKLVGLIQAPATKVAQLSTAPAAKLARVFGAYANRDAA